One genomic segment of Natrononativus amylolyticus includes these proteins:
- a CDS encoding AI-2E family transporter, producing the protein MAGRTQGLTERSALGILALASGVLALLLVLPYLQYVLLAVVLAYVLAPLQTALERVVSPTASALALISGSLLVLILPVIYVAIVAIQQASELLATLQQQGMDPNAVQRQLEAFGYQFDLGDVIATYEANQARIDDGLHGLVTGTIEIVGGIPAVAFGLTVTMFVLFGLLRDGDRLVAWLQTVIPIGDDARDELFAELDNLMWASVVGNVVVSAIQAISLGIGLWLLGVPGAVFLTVAAFVLALLPLIGAFGIWVPVSIYLVAVGRPVAALLLVGYGSLVSASDMYLRPAIIGKSSALSAAVIVVGIFGGVAMFGAIGLFIGPVILGTAKITTELFARELSRPATSPD; encoded by the coding sequence ATGGCCGGAAGAACTCAGGGGCTCACCGAACGATCCGCACTCGGAATCCTCGCGCTGGCGAGCGGCGTTCTCGCGCTGTTGCTCGTCCTCCCGTACCTCCAGTACGTTCTGCTCGCCGTGGTTCTCGCGTACGTGCTCGCACCCCTTCAGACCGCTCTCGAGCGGGTAGTGAGCCCGACGGCGTCGGCGTTGGCACTCATCAGCGGCTCGCTCCTCGTCCTGATCCTTCCCGTTATCTACGTCGCCATCGTCGCGATCCAGCAGGCGTCGGAGCTGCTGGCGACACTTCAACAGCAAGGGATGGACCCGAACGCGGTGCAACGGCAACTCGAGGCGTTCGGGTACCAGTTCGACCTCGGCGACGTGATCGCGACCTACGAGGCCAACCAGGCGCGAATCGACGACGGGCTTCACGGACTGGTCACCGGGACGATCGAGATCGTCGGCGGCATTCCCGCGGTCGCGTTCGGCCTCACGGTGACGATGTTCGTCCTCTTCGGGCTGCTTCGCGACGGCGACCGTCTGGTCGCCTGGCTCCAGACCGTGATCCCCATCGGCGACGACGCGAGAGACGAACTGTTCGCCGAACTCGACAACCTCATGTGGGCGTCCGTCGTCGGGAACGTGGTCGTCTCGGCTATCCAGGCGATCTCGCTCGGGATCGGTCTCTGGTTGCTCGGCGTGCCGGGTGCCGTCTTCCTCACGGTGGCGGCGTTCGTGCTCGCGTTGCTCCCGCTGATCGGCGCGTTCGGGATCTGGGTGCCGGTCTCGATCTACCTCGTCGCCGTCGGCCGACCGGTGGCCGCCCTGTTGCTGGTCGGCTACGGCTCGCTCGTCAGCGCCTCGGACATGTACCTCCGACCGGCTATCATCGGAAAGAGCAGCGCGCTCAGCGCGGCCGTGATCGTCGTCGGCATCTTCGGCGGTGTCGCGATGTTCGGCGCCATCGGGCTGTTCATCGGCCCCGTCATCCTCGGGACGGCCAAGATCACGACCGAACTCTTCGCTCGAGAGCTGTCCCGACCGGCGACGTCGCCGGACTAG
- a CDS encoding DUF7344 domain-containing protein, with amino-acid sequence MVTRGDQHPGDPSENDDARGVDRLFASLADSRRRHVLYHLADDERVSLTSLARRLVAREDGCGTDEVSSEKAARVETDLRHAHLPYLHKAGLIAYDEESDVVALERLPPPVESVLANCRAEERSSDGS; translated from the coding sequence ATGGTGACTCGTGGCGACCAGCACCCGGGCGATCCGTCCGAAAACGACGACGCCCGCGGCGTCGATCGGCTGTTCGCCAGCCTCGCCGATTCGCGCCGGCGACACGTTCTCTACCACCTCGCCGACGACGAGCGCGTTTCGCTCACCTCGCTCGCACGCCGACTCGTCGCGCGGGAGGACGGCTGTGGCACGGACGAGGTCTCGAGCGAGAAGGCGGCTCGCGTAGAGACGGATCTGCGACACGCACACCTCCCGTACCTGCACAAGGCCGGCCTCATCGCGTACGACGAGGAGTCCGACGTCGTCGCACTCGAACGTCTGCCCCCGCCCGTCGAATCGGTGCTCGCCAACTGTAGAGCGGAGGAGCGCTCGAGCGACGGGTCGTGA
- a CDS encoding DUF5789 family protein has protein sequence MSDEPDRDRAQDRIEQRKSARAAQAESILEDVERHLGNHEYPISSEELATEYANEPIDLPNETESLGSVFDRLAGEEFDSPEAAREAVYGEITGEAGGHNEANPERDLEALDEESQGSPSERGGDAL, from the coding sequence ATGAGCGACGAGCCCGACCGCGACCGCGCACAGGACCGCATCGAGCAGCGCAAATCGGCGCGCGCCGCGCAGGCGGAGTCGATCCTCGAGGACGTCGAACGCCACCTCGGGAACCACGAGTATCCGATCTCGAGCGAGGAGCTCGCCACCGAGTACGCAAACGAGCCGATCGACCTCCCGAACGAGACGGAGTCGCTCGGCAGCGTCTTCGACCGGCTGGCCGGCGAGGAGTTCGACTCGCCCGAAGCAGCCCGCGAGGCGGTGTACGGCGAGATAACGGGCGAAGCCGGCGGTCACAACGAGGCCAATCCGGAGCGCGATCTCGAGGCGCTCGACGAGGAGTCACAGGGATCGCCGAGCGAGCGCGGCGGCGACGCCCTCTGA
- a CDS encoding translation initiation factor IF-2 subunit beta translates to MDYESSLDRAMENVPDIGGNEQRLQIPDPQAQKDGAFTRFTNLGEIADVLSREDEHVHRFIQREMGTSGKLESGRGRYNGSFSSQDFSAVIDAYVEEYVRCSECGLPDTRLVREDRTPMLRCDACGAFRPVTKRSSSGQQQQQREAVEEGQTYTVEITGTGRKGDGVAEKGKYTIFVPGANKGDVVEIYIENISGNLAFARLA, encoded by the coding sequence ATGGATTACGAGTCGAGTCTCGACCGGGCGATGGAGAACGTCCCGGACATCGGCGGCAACGAACAGCGACTGCAGATTCCGGACCCGCAGGCCCAGAAGGACGGCGCGTTCACCCGATTTACGAACCTCGGGGAGATCGCGGACGTCCTCTCCCGCGAGGACGAACACGTCCACCGGTTCATCCAGCGTGAGATGGGAACCAGCGGGAAACTCGAGTCCGGCCGCGGCCGGTACAACGGCAGCTTCTCGAGCCAGGACTTCTCGGCCGTCATCGACGCCTACGTCGAGGAGTACGTCCGCTGTTCGGAGTGTGGGCTTCCCGACACCCGCCTCGTCCGCGAGGACCGCACCCCGATGCTGCGCTGTGACGCCTGCGGGGCGTTCCGGCCGGTCACCAAGCGCTCCTCGAGCGGCCAGCAACAACAGCAGCGCGAGGCCGTCGAGGAGGGCCAGACGTACACCGTCGAGATCACCGGAACGGGCCGGAAGGGCGACGGCGTCGCCGAGAAGGGCAAGTACACCATCTTCGTCCCCGGTGCGAACAAGGGCGACGTCGTCGAGATCTACATCGAGAACATCTCGGGCAACCTCGCGTTCGCTCGACTCGCCTGA
- a CDS encoding citrate synthase/methylcitrate synthase — translation MSEETVHKGLDGVVVDETRLSTIDGERGELTIGGFPLAELAENARFEETLFLLYEDRLPTSDELEAFSDDLRERRALAPTTRDVVVAAGENRQPAMDALRMGIASASLARDGDEDPEADARLAVAQLPTIVATYWRARQGEEPLEPRDDLSHAGNYLFMLTGEEPTGADVRGLETYLNTVIDHGFNASTFTSRAIASTESDVISAVTGGVGALKGPLHGGAPGPVLDMLEETHEADDIEAVLAAKLDSGERLMGFGHRVYRVRDPRAAVLSSAAETFYRAEDGGDESFFESARETEETAQELLAERKPDLSLAANVEFYTAVLLNGVGIPRDLFSATFAVSRVGGWTAHCLEQLSDNRIVRPRSRYVGERGREWTPLEER, via the coding sequence ATGTCTGAAGAAACCGTCCACAAGGGACTCGATGGCGTCGTCGTCGACGAGACGCGACTCAGTACGATCGACGGCGAACGAGGTGAACTCACCATCGGCGGGTTCCCCCTCGCTGAACTCGCCGAGAACGCCCGCTTCGAGGAGACGCTGTTTCTGCTGTACGAGGACCGGCTCCCGACGAGCGACGAGCTCGAGGCGTTTTCCGACGACCTCCGCGAGCGCCGCGCGCTGGCTCCTACCACGCGCGACGTGGTCGTCGCCGCCGGCGAAAACCGCCAGCCCGCGATGGACGCGCTCCGGATGGGGATCGCGAGCGCGAGCCTCGCCCGCGACGGCGACGAGGACCCCGAGGCGGACGCCCGACTCGCGGTCGCACAACTGCCGACGATCGTGGCGACCTACTGGCGGGCCCGACAGGGAGAGGAGCCGCTCGAGCCGCGTGACGACCTGAGCCACGCCGGCAACTACCTCTTCATGCTCACCGGCGAGGAGCCGACCGGGGCCGACGTTCGCGGCCTCGAGACGTACCTGAACACCGTGATCGACCACGGGTTCAACGCCTCGACCTTTACTTCGAGAGCGATCGCCTCGACGGAGTCAGACGTGATCTCGGCGGTCACGGGCGGCGTCGGCGCGCTCAAGGGACCGCTCCACGGCGGCGCGCCGGGACCGGTCCTCGACATGCTCGAGGAGACACATGAGGCGGACGATATCGAGGCCGTCCTCGCCGCAAAGCTCGATTCGGGCGAGCGGCTGATGGGCTTCGGCCACCGCGTCTACCGCGTGCGCGACCCGCGAGCGGCGGTGCTCTCGAGCGCCGCGGAGACGTTCTACCGTGCTGAGGACGGTGGCGACGAATCGTTCTTCGAGTCCGCCCGCGAAACCGAGGAGACCGCCCAGGAGCTGCTGGCTGAACGCAAACCCGACCTCTCGCTCGCGGCCAACGTCGAGTTCTACACCGCCGTCCTGCTCAACGGCGTCGGCATCCCGCGGGACCTCTTCAGCGCGACGTTCGCCGTCTCCCGGGTCGGCGGCTGGACGGCCCACTGTCTCGAGCAGCTCTCGGACAACCGGATCGTCCGGCCGCGCTCGCGCTACGTCGGCGAGCGTGGGAGAGAATGGACGCCGCTCGAGGAGCGCTAG
- a CDS encoding class I SAM-dependent methyltransferase, whose protein sequence is MHTNDHSTADTLERTPDRSMTLEEIRDVYAEQADLMDRMHWMDRLLMGRYRRRLFGTARGRVLDVACGMGTNRRYLPESVEYVGIDASPEMLSKARDRIQPIDPGATFWNMDAQALEFPDDSFDTVISSLSTCTFPDPIAALQEMERVCKPNGRILLLEHGRSDVGAIARVQDLRAGAHFEKHACRLNQEPVALVRRAGLDVRATVTRLFGILTAIDARPDQH, encoded by the coding sequence ATGCACACGAACGACCACTCGACCGCCGACACGCTCGAGCGGACGCCCGATCGATCGATGACGCTCGAGGAAATCCGTGACGTGTACGCCGAGCAGGCCGACCTGATGGACCGGATGCACTGGATGGATCGACTTCTGATGGGGCGGTATCGGCGTCGACTCTTCGGGACGGCCAGGGGTCGCGTACTGGACGTCGCCTGCGGTATGGGGACGAACCGTCGGTATCTTCCCGAGTCGGTCGAGTACGTCGGCATCGACGCCAGCCCGGAAATGCTGTCGAAGGCGCGCGACCGGATCCAGCCGATAGACCCCGGTGCCACGTTCTGGAACATGGACGCCCAGGCGCTCGAGTTTCCCGACGATAGCTTCGACACCGTCATTTCGTCACTTTCGACCTGTACGTTCCCCGATCCGATCGCGGCGCTGCAGGAGATGGAACGGGTGTGCAAGCCGAACGGACGGATCCTGCTCCTCGAGCACGGTCGAAGCGACGTGGGCGCGATAGCGCGCGTGCAGGACTTGCGTGCCGGCGCGCACTTCGAGAAACACGCGTGCCGGTTGAATCAGGAACCGGTCGCACTCGTCAGGCGGGCCGGGCTCGACGTTCGGGCGACGGTCACGCGACTGTTCGGGATCCTCACGGCTATCGACGCACGGCCCGACCAGCACTGA
- a CDS encoding CPBP family intramembrane glutamic endopeptidase — MTTRLIDGTEPAPDELTRASRLLGFTVLALGLSWIWWIGVDRWAGGLSMVTMSIGAFGPPVAAVLVATAAGDRDELRDRLLRWRVDARWYALVFLGPPLLIVATVGGYVAIGGRVDTSYLMPLWTYPVLLVMTSLIGGGQEELGWRGYALPHLQARVGPLAASVGIGLLWAVWHYPLFALGFARIGSGLFSVYVVFAVATSVLFTWAYNGSGGSVPLLVAFHGGFNAANSYVPFPADLSTAWLLRGEAVLIAVLCAAALIAIVLVGPSLGRDHAAGGPSDDATRSSVATDD, encoded by the coding sequence ATGACGACGCGACTGATCGACGGCACCGAACCCGCGCCAGACGAACTGACTCGTGCGAGCCGCCTCCTCGGCTTTACCGTCCTCGCCCTGGGCCTCTCCTGGATCTGGTGGATCGGTGTCGACCGGTGGGCCGGCGGGCTATCGATGGTGACGATGAGCATCGGGGCGTTCGGTCCCCCGGTCGCCGCCGTGCTCGTCGCGACGGCAGCCGGTGACCGCGACGAACTCCGCGACCGACTGCTACGCTGGCGAGTCGACGCGCGGTGGTACGCCCTCGTGTTTCTCGGCCCGCCGCTGTTGATCGTGGCGACCGTCGGTGGCTACGTCGCGATCGGGGGCCGGGTCGACACGTCGTACCTCATGCCGCTGTGGACGTACCCGGTCCTGCTGGTGATGACGTCGTTGATCGGCGGCGGCCAGGAGGAACTCGGCTGGCGCGGCTACGCGCTCCCGCACCTGCAGGCGCGGGTCGGACCGCTCGCCGCGAGCGTCGGGATCGGCCTGCTCTGGGCGGTCTGGCACTATCCACTGTTCGCTCTCGGGTTCGCGCGCATCGGCTCGGGGCTGTTCTCGGTGTACGTCGTCTTCGCGGTTGCCACGTCGGTGCTGTTCACCTGGGCGTACAACGGAAGCGGCGGCAGTGTCCCCCTGCTCGTGGCGTTTCACGGCGGGTTCAACGCCGCCAACTCGTACGTCCCGTTCCCCGCCGATCTCAGCACCGCGTGGCTGCTTCGCGGGGAAGCCGTGCTGATCGCCGTCCTCTGTGCGGCCGCCCTGATCGCGATCGTCCTCGTCGGCCCTTCGCTCGGCCGCGACCACGCGGCCGGCGGCCCGTCAGACGACGCGACGCGGTCGTCCGTTGCCACCGACGACTGA
- a CDS encoding winged helix-turn-helix domain-containing protein has product MGGKEPTLEETVGDAFDLLSDETRLRILEALTERLRAQPGEPALGFSDLRRAVGRRDSGNFNYHLQQLVGRYVVETDGGYRLSASGLNVVTAIIAGTYDRADEPLAGEVDDPCPLCGETLSASYEDSLLEVSCPNDHWFRNLLPRGAVADRQLSAVVRLMTLRTRRDLELSQEGVCPWCYGSLTWALEAADVRGETEVRTRCGRCGAFVEIPFGTVCLHHPAVVSFYHDHAIDVRTEPYWSPVFWDPIEVVVECDDPLRIGISHRQGDDELELVVDGALSVVTIERNAGGEGTG; this is encoded by the coding sequence ATGGGGGGAAAAGAGCCCACGCTCGAGGAAACGGTCGGGGACGCCTTCGATCTACTGTCCGACGAGACGCGGTTGCGCATCCTCGAGGCGCTGACCGAGCGACTTCGGGCGCAACCGGGGGAGCCGGCGCTCGGCTTCTCCGATCTCCGACGGGCGGTCGGCCGCCGCGACTCGGGAAACTTCAACTACCACCTCCAGCAGCTCGTGGGGCGGTACGTCGTCGAGACGGACGGGGGGTACCGCCTCTCAGCGAGCGGGCTGAACGTCGTCACCGCGATTATCGCGGGAACGTACGACCGGGCAGACGAACCCCTCGCCGGCGAGGTCGACGACCCGTGTCCGCTCTGTGGCGAGACCCTCTCGGCGAGCTACGAGGACAGTCTGCTCGAGGTCTCCTGTCCCAACGACCACTGGTTCAGGAACCTCCTGCCTCGGGGGGCGGTCGCCGACCGGCAGCTCTCCGCCGTGGTTCGACTGATGACGCTGCGGACCCGACGCGACCTCGAGCTGTCCCAGGAGGGGGTGTGTCCGTGGTGTTACGGGTCGCTAACCTGGGCGCTCGAGGCGGCGGACGTCCGAGGGGAAACCGAAGTCAGGACGCGCTGCGGACGGTGTGGTGCGTTCGTGGAGATCCCGTTCGGAACGGTGTGTCTCCACCATCCGGCCGTCGTCTCGTTCTATCACGACCACGCTATCGACGTGCGAACGGAGCCGTACTGGTCGCCCGTGTTCTGGGACCCGATCGAGGTGGTCGTCGAGTGCGACGACCCCCTCAGAATCGGGATCAGCCACCGCCAGGGCGACGACGAACTCGAGCTGGTCGTCGACGGGGCGCTCTCGGTGGTCACGATCGAACGGAACGCCGGCGGCGAGGGTACGGGGTGA
- a CDS encoding M24 family metallopeptidase: MATRLPESEFDDRLETVRDRIAEAGTDAGVWFGATSIEYLTGFDHIQTERPVALVVTEDRIEITVPRLEVERVETNPRIDAVHHYADYPGGRPIAVAAEMLEGLGVESVAADKDGAPGTMGYQGPSLSAVADVSVDTQKWVPRMRWEKTDAEIDLIRESATWANLGHRYLAEYTEPGEHPATASQRATTDASRAMLDALGDRYVARTRGSGPVYAGYITGEQTKLPHGHTANRRLEEGDVLVTGASANVDGYHSELERTMFLGDPTDEQEHYFELMLEAQTIAIEELGPGVPISAVDDAVTEYFEEQGVTDLAQHHVGHNIGMDGHEPPYIDRGWGEHCESEHTSYGEEDAVMRPGNVWTIEPGIYTDTYGYRHSDTIAITEDGIEWLTYYPRDLERNIIPVE; this comes from the coding sequence ATGGCAACACGACTTCCAGAGAGCGAGTTCGACGACCGCCTCGAGACCGTCCGCGACCGGATCGCCGAAGCCGGCACCGACGCTGGCGTCTGGTTCGGCGCGACGAGCATCGAGTACCTGACCGGCTTCGACCACATCCAGACCGAGCGGCCGGTCGCGCTGGTCGTGACGGAGGATCGGATCGAGATCACCGTGCCGCGACTCGAGGTCGAGCGCGTCGAGACCAACCCGCGGATCGACGCGGTTCACCACTACGCCGATTACCCCGGCGGCCGCCCGATCGCCGTCGCGGCGGAGATGCTCGAGGGCCTGGGCGTCGAATCGGTCGCTGCGGACAAAGACGGTGCGCCGGGTACCATGGGCTACCAGGGACCGTCGCTGTCGGCGGTCGCCGACGTTTCGGTCGACACCCAGAAGTGGGTTCCCAGGATGCGCTGGGAGAAGACCGACGCCGAAATCGACCTGATCCGCGAGTCCGCGACGTGGGCGAACCTCGGCCACCGCTACCTCGCAGAGTACACAGAACCCGGTGAACACCCCGCCACCGCGAGCCAGCGCGCGACGACCGACGCCTCGCGGGCGATGCTCGACGCTCTCGGCGACCGGTACGTCGCCCGCACGCGGGGGAGTGGCCCGGTGTACGCCGGCTACATCACCGGCGAGCAAACCAAACTCCCCCACGGCCACACCGCGAACCGCCGGCTCGAGGAGGGTGACGTCCTCGTCACCGGCGCCTCGGCGAACGTCGACGGCTACCACTCCGAACTCGAGCGGACGATGTTCCTCGGCGACCCGACGGACGAACAGGAACACTACTTCGAGCTCATGCTCGAGGCCCAGACGATCGCCATCGAGGAGCTCGGACCGGGCGTCCCGATTTCGGCGGTCGACGACGCGGTCACCGAGTACTTCGAGGAGCAGGGCGTCACCGACCTCGCCCAGCACCACGTCGGTCACAACATCGGGATGGACGGCCACGAGCCGCCGTACATCGACCGCGGCTGGGGCGAACACTGCGAGAGCGAACACACGAGCTACGGTGAGGAGGACGCGGTGATGCGGCCGGGCAACGTCTGGACCATCGAACCCGGCATCTACACAGACACGTACGGCTACCGCCACTCGGATACGATCGCGATCACGGAGGACGGAATCGAGTGGCTCACCTACTACCCGCGCGACCTCGAAAGAAACATCATTCCGGTGGAGTAG
- a CDS encoding helix-turn-helix transcriptional regulator: MSRRPLPPVADAKRTLRRTTLLAAGAAALALTVGAQSAAGVTTATRGRARSALQAVVGAIPAPSPSDDTDRDAEVENGSVTRSSEHPTTREQLLDCGHVPRTYVSEVLFEHGGRVKQCRFVEEYGWSASTISRLLTELEEDGEIERYRIGREKVVSLPETRRPVAAESAAPATGDAE; this comes from the coding sequence ATGAGTCGCCGACCCCTCCCTCCAGTCGCCGACGCGAAACGAACGCTCAGACGAACGACGCTCCTCGCCGCCGGCGCCGCCGCGCTGGCGCTGACCGTGGGAGCACAGAGCGCTGCCGGCGTGACGACCGCCACCCGGGGACGCGCGCGGAGTGCCCTGCAAGCGGTCGTCGGTGCGATTCCCGCGCCGTCCCCGTCGGACGACACCGACCGGGACGCAGAGGTCGAAAACGGGTCGGTCACGCGGTCGTCGGAGCACCCAACGACGCGCGAACAGCTCCTCGACTGCGGTCACGTCCCGCGAACGTACGTCAGTGAGGTCCTCTTCGAGCACGGCGGTCGGGTGAAACAGTGCCGGTTCGTCGAGGAGTACGGCTGGTCCGCCTCGACGATCAGCAGACTCCTCACCGAACTCGAGGAGGACGGCGAGATCGAGCGCTACCGCATCGGGCGCGAGAAGGTCGTCAGCCTGCCCGAGACGCGACGGCCGGTGGCCGCGGAGTCGGCGGCTCCCGCCACGGGAGACGCCGAGTGA
- a CDS encoding sulfurtransferase, whose protein sequence is MSEYDSDVLVTADWVEDHLAEFESDDPDYRLVEIESPEPPDDEFPSKYHEGHIPGAIGLNWAEDLSDETQRDILKKDDFEELVGSRGIDAESTVVFYGNGHIPNWFAVFAYWEFKYYGHEDARVLDGGKDYWVNNDYPLTQDEPEYPAVEYAARGPFESIRSYKDDVDKAREAGLPMVDVRSPAEFTGEILAPEGLDETAQRGGHIPGASNVPVAENLRDDGRFKPPEELEARYQEEGIDGDETVVTYCRVGERSAIAWFALSELLGYEDVHNYDGSWTEWGNLIRVPIETGEN, encoded by the coding sequence ATGAGCGAGTACGACAGCGACGTGTTAGTCACGGCGGACTGGGTCGAAGACCACTTAGCGGAGTTCGAGTCGGACGACCCCGACTACCGGCTGGTCGAGATCGAGAGCCCGGAGCCACCGGACGACGAGTTCCCCTCGAAGTACCACGAGGGTCACATCCCCGGCGCGATCGGCCTCAACTGGGCGGAGGACCTCTCGGACGAGACCCAGCGGGACATCCTCAAGAAGGACGACTTCGAGGAACTGGTCGGGAGCCGCGGCATCGACGCGGAGTCGACGGTGGTCTTCTACGGCAACGGCCACATTCCCAACTGGTTCGCGGTCTTCGCCTACTGGGAGTTCAAATACTACGGCCACGAGGACGCTCGGGTGCTCGACGGCGGGAAGGACTACTGGGTCAACAACGACTACCCGTTGACCCAGGACGAACCGGAGTATCCCGCAGTCGAGTACGCCGCCCGCGGCCCCTTCGAGAGCATCCGGTCGTACAAGGACGACGTGGACAAGGCCCGTGAGGCCGGCCTCCCGATGGTCGACGTTCGCTCGCCCGCGGAGTTCACCGGGGAGATCCTCGCCCCAGAGGGGCTCGACGAGACGGCCCAGCGCGGCGGCCACATTCCGGGCGCGTCGAACGTCCCCGTCGCCGAAAACTTGCGAGACGACGGCCGCTTCAAGCCACCGGAGGAGCTCGAGGCCCGCTACCAGGAGGAGGGGATCGACGGCGACGAGACGGTCGTCACCTACTGCCGGGTGGGCGAGCGCTCGGCGATCGCTTGGTTCGCCCTCAGCGAACTGCTCGGCTACGAGGACGTCCACAACTACGACGGCTCCTGGACCGAGTGGGGGAACTTGATCCGCGTGCCGATAGAGACAGGGGAGAACTGA